Proteins encoded within one genomic window of Diceros bicornis minor isolate mBicDic1 chromosome X, mDicBic1.mat.cur, whole genome shotgun sequence:
- the TBC1D25 gene encoding TBC1 domain family member 25 isoform X1, which yields MATASGASDLACSGAPPPGGGAQAAAAEEEEREVVRVRVKKCESFLPPEFRSFAVDPQITSLDVLQHILIRAFDLNGKKNFGINYLGRDRLGQEAYLSLLSDWDLSTAFATASKPYLQLRVDIRPTEDRTTLISLMLQVLYLFAQTHTHTKICPHTEICPLLEDWDIISPKDVIGSDVLLAEKRSSLTTAALPFTQSILSQVGRTLSKVQQVLSWSYGEDVKPFKPPLSDAEFHTYLNHEGQLSRPEELRLRIYHGGVEPSLRKVVWRYLLNVYPDGLTGRERMDYMKRKSREYEQLKSEWAQRASPEDLEFIRSTVLKDVLRTDRAHPYYAGPEDGPHLRALHDLLTTYAVTHPQVSYCQGMSDLASPILAVMDHEGHAFVCFCGIMKRLSANFHPDGRAMATKFAHLKLLLRHADPDFYQYLQEAGADDLFFCYRWLLLELKREFAFDDALRMLEVTWSSLPPDPPEHEVELVGPPSQVADTGCGGHRGQPVRQRHMLRPAGAGGSAFEDAVDHLGMSSQGPSGGGRLLRQASLDDLQQLRDNTGSRRDPLVQLPRPAALISCKSLSEPLLNSPDPLFSSSSHPDSPSSSSPSSTQEASPAGDVAAGSPLMPEVGSPQDPGKSLPPSPPLGLPPPQEFGRGNPFMLFLCLAILLEHRDHIMRNGLDYNELAMHFDRLVRKHHLGRVLRRAKALFADYLQSEVWDSEEGAEATAPS from the exons ATGGCGACGGCCTCTGGGGCCTCGGACTTGGCCTGCTCCGGAGCGCCCCCGCCTGGCGGGGGAGCCCAGGCGGCGGCggctgaggaggaggagcgaGAGGTGGTACGGGTCCGAGTCAAG AAATGCGAGAGCTTCTTGCCACCTGAGTTCCGCTCTTTTGCTGTTGACCCCCAGATCACCTCCCTCGATGTGTTACAGCACATCCTCATCCGAGCCTTTGACTTGAACGG GAAGAAGAACTTTGGCATCAACTACCTGGGCCGGGATCGGCTGGGGCAGGAAGCTTACCTCTCACTCCTGTCGGACTGGGACCTCAGCACAGCCTTCGCCACCGCCTCCAAACCTTACCTGCAACTGCGTGTAGACATTCGGCCCACTGAGGACA GAACCACTTTGATCAGTTTGATGTTGCAGGTCCTTTATTTATtcgctcagacacacacacacacaaaaatttgtccACATACAGAGATAT GCCCGCTGCTGGAGGACTGGGACATAATCAGCCCCAAGGATGTGATTGGCTCTGACGTGCTGCTGGCTGAGAAACGGTCATCGCTGACAACAGCTGCCCTGCCCTTCACACAGTCCATCCTTTCTCAG GTGGGCCGCACCTTATCTAAGGTCCAGCAGGTGCTAAGCTGGTCATATGGCGAAGATGTCAAGCCTTTCAAGCCACCCCTGAGCGATGCTGAGTTTCACACGTACCTGAACCATGAGGGCCAGCTCTCCCGCCCCGAGGAGTTGCGCCTGCGGATCTATCACGGTGGTGTTGAGCCCTCCCTGCGAAAG GTGGTGTGGCGGTACCTGCTGAATGTGTACCCAGATGGGCTGACAGGCCGTGAGCGGATGGACTACATGAAACGCAAGAGTCGCGAGTATGAGCAGCTCAAGAGCGAGTGGGCACAGCGAGCGAGCCCCGAGGACCTGGAATTCATCCGAAGTACAGTCCTCAAGGATGTACTACGTACCGACCGGGCCCACCCCTACTACGCGGGGCCTGAGGATGGCCCACATCTGCGGGCACTGCACGACCTGCTCACCACCTATGCTGTTACCCACCCACAGGTGTCCTACTGCCAGGGCATGAGCGACCTTGCCTCGCCCATCCTCGCCGTCATGGACCACGAAGGCCATGCCTTTGTCTGCTTTTGTGGCATCATGAAGCGCCTGTCTGCGAACTTCCATCCTGATGGCCGTGCCATGGCCACCAAGTTCGCCCATCTCAAGCTGCTGCTGCGACATGCGGACCCTGACTTCTACCAGTACTTGCAAGAAGCTGGCGCTGATGACCTCTTCTTCTGTTACCGCTGGCTGCTACTTGAGCTCAAGCGTGAGTTCGCCTTTGACGATGCCCTCCGCATGCTTGAGGTCACCTGGAGTTCACTGCCCCCTGATCCTCCTGAACACGAGGTAGAGCTTGTCGGACCCCCCAGCCAAGTGGCAGACACTGGCTGTGGTGGCCACAGGGGGCAGCCTGTGAGACAGAGGCACATGTTAAGGCCTGCCGGTGCAGGAGGCAGTGCCTTCGAAGATGCTGTTGACCACTTGGGCATGAGCAGCCAGGGGCCTAGTGGTGGAGGGCGTCTCCTGAGACAAGCCAGCCTGGATGACCTGCAACAACTCAGGGATAAcacgggctccaggagggacccTCTGGTCCAGCTGCCCCGCCCAGCTGCCCTCATCAGCTGCAAGTCCCTCTCTGAGCCCTTGCTGAATTCCCCAGACCCActgttctcttcctcttcccaccCTGATTCCCCATCCTCCTCATCTCCGTCATCCACCCAGGAGGCCTCTCCCGCTGGTGATGTGGCTGCAGGATCCCCCTTGATGCCAGAGGTGGGATCCCCACAAGACCCTGGGAAGTCCctgccaccctcacccccactggGCCTGCCTCCGCCCCAGGAGTTTGGCCGGGGGAACCCATTCATGCTCTTCCTCTGCCTCGCCATCCTGCTGGAGCACCGTGACCACATTATGCGCAACGGGCTGGATTACAACGAGCTGGCCATGCATTTTGACCGCCTTGTGCGAAAACACCATCTGGGGCGTGTCCTACGCCGGGCCAAGGCTCTCTTTGCTGATTACCTGCAGTCAGAGGTGTGggactcagaggagggagccgAGGCCACAGCCCCATCTTGA
- the EBP gene encoding 3-beta-hydroxysteroid-Delta(8),Delta(7)-isomerase, which produces MTTNTSPLHPYWPRHLRLDNFVPNDCPTWHLLAGLFSVSGVLVVTTWLLSGRAAVVPLGTWRRLSLCWFAVCGFIHLVIEGWFSLYHEDLLGDQAFLSQLWKEYAKGDSRYILSDNFTICMETITACLWGPLSLWVVIAFLRQQPLRFVLQLVVSVGQIYGDVLYFLTEHRDGFQHGELGHPLYFWFYFVFMNALWLVLPGILVLDSVKQLSLAQSTLDAKATKAKSKQN; this is translated from the exons ATGACCACCAACACCAGCCCGTTGCACCCATACTGGCCTCGGCACCTGAGGCTGGACAACTTTGTGCCTAATGACTGCCCCACCTGGCATCTCCTGGCTGGCCTCTTCTCCGTCTCTGGGGTCTTAGTTGTCACCACATGGCTGTTGTCAGGTCGTGCTGCAGTCGTGCCACTGGGGACTTGGCGGCGACTGTCCCTGTGCTGGTTTGCAGTCTGTGGGTTCATTCACCTGGTGATTGAGGGCTGGTTCAGCCTCTACCATGAGGACCTTCTTGGAGACCAAGCCTTCTTGTCCCAACTCT GGAAAGAGTATGCCAAGGGAGACAGCCGATATATCCT GAGTGATAACTTCACGATATGCATGGAGACCATCACAGCTTGCCTGTGGGGACCACTCAGCCTATGGGTGGTGATTGCCTTTCTCCGCCAGCAGCCCCTCCGCTTTGTCCTACAGCTCGTGGTCTCTGTGG GTCAGATCTATGGAGATGTGCTCTATTTCCTGACAGAGCACCGCGACGGATTCCAGCATGGAGAGCTGGGCCACCCGCTCTATTTCTGGTTTTACTTTGTCTTCATGAACGCCCTGTGGCTGGTGCTGCCTGGAATCCTCGTGCTTGACTCTGTGAAGCAGCTCTCTCTTGCCCAGAGCACACTAGACGCCAAAGCCACAAAagccaaaagcaagcagaactaa
- the TBC1D25 gene encoding TBC1 domain family member 25 isoform X2, whose amino-acid sequence MATASGASDLACSGAPPPGGGAQAAAAEEEEREVVRVRVKKCESFLPPEFRSFAVDPQITSLDVLQHILIRAFDLNGKKNFGINYLGRDRLGQEAYLSLLSDWDLSTAFATASKPYLQLRVDIRPTEDSPLLEDWDIISPKDVIGSDVLLAEKRSSLTTAALPFTQSILSQVGRTLSKVQQVLSWSYGEDVKPFKPPLSDAEFHTYLNHEGQLSRPEELRLRIYHGGVEPSLRKVVWRYLLNVYPDGLTGRERMDYMKRKSREYEQLKSEWAQRASPEDLEFIRSTVLKDVLRTDRAHPYYAGPEDGPHLRALHDLLTTYAVTHPQVSYCQGMSDLASPILAVMDHEGHAFVCFCGIMKRLSANFHPDGRAMATKFAHLKLLLRHADPDFYQYLQEAGADDLFFCYRWLLLELKREFAFDDALRMLEVTWSSLPPDPPEHEVELVGPPSQVADTGCGGHRGQPVRQRHMLRPAGAGGSAFEDAVDHLGMSSQGPSGGGRLLRQASLDDLQQLRDNTGSRRDPLVQLPRPAALISCKSLSEPLLNSPDPLFSSSSHPDSPSSSSPSSTQEASPAGDVAAGSPLMPEVGSPQDPGKSLPPSPPLGLPPPQEFGRGNPFMLFLCLAILLEHRDHIMRNGLDYNELAMHFDRLVRKHHLGRVLRRAKALFADYLQSEVWDSEEGAEATAPS is encoded by the exons ATGGCGACGGCCTCTGGGGCCTCGGACTTGGCCTGCTCCGGAGCGCCCCCGCCTGGCGGGGGAGCCCAGGCGGCGGCggctgaggaggaggagcgaGAGGTGGTACGGGTCCGAGTCAAG AAATGCGAGAGCTTCTTGCCACCTGAGTTCCGCTCTTTTGCTGTTGACCCCCAGATCACCTCCCTCGATGTGTTACAGCACATCCTCATCCGAGCCTTTGACTTGAACGG GAAGAAGAACTTTGGCATCAACTACCTGGGCCGGGATCGGCTGGGGCAGGAAGCTTACCTCTCACTCCTGTCGGACTGGGACCTCAGCACAGCCTTCGCCACCGCCTCCAAACCTTACCTGCAACTGCGTGTAGACATTCGGCCCACTGAGGACA GCCCGCTGCTGGAGGACTGGGACATAATCAGCCCCAAGGATGTGATTGGCTCTGACGTGCTGCTGGCTGAGAAACGGTCATCGCTGACAACAGCTGCCCTGCCCTTCACACAGTCCATCCTTTCTCAG GTGGGCCGCACCTTATCTAAGGTCCAGCAGGTGCTAAGCTGGTCATATGGCGAAGATGTCAAGCCTTTCAAGCCACCCCTGAGCGATGCTGAGTTTCACACGTACCTGAACCATGAGGGCCAGCTCTCCCGCCCCGAGGAGTTGCGCCTGCGGATCTATCACGGTGGTGTTGAGCCCTCCCTGCGAAAG GTGGTGTGGCGGTACCTGCTGAATGTGTACCCAGATGGGCTGACAGGCCGTGAGCGGATGGACTACATGAAACGCAAGAGTCGCGAGTATGAGCAGCTCAAGAGCGAGTGGGCACAGCGAGCGAGCCCCGAGGACCTGGAATTCATCCGAAGTACAGTCCTCAAGGATGTACTACGTACCGACCGGGCCCACCCCTACTACGCGGGGCCTGAGGATGGCCCACATCTGCGGGCACTGCACGACCTGCTCACCACCTATGCTGTTACCCACCCACAGGTGTCCTACTGCCAGGGCATGAGCGACCTTGCCTCGCCCATCCTCGCCGTCATGGACCACGAAGGCCATGCCTTTGTCTGCTTTTGTGGCATCATGAAGCGCCTGTCTGCGAACTTCCATCCTGATGGCCGTGCCATGGCCACCAAGTTCGCCCATCTCAAGCTGCTGCTGCGACATGCGGACCCTGACTTCTACCAGTACTTGCAAGAAGCTGGCGCTGATGACCTCTTCTTCTGTTACCGCTGGCTGCTACTTGAGCTCAAGCGTGAGTTCGCCTTTGACGATGCCCTCCGCATGCTTGAGGTCACCTGGAGTTCACTGCCCCCTGATCCTCCTGAACACGAGGTAGAGCTTGTCGGACCCCCCAGCCAAGTGGCAGACACTGGCTGTGGTGGCCACAGGGGGCAGCCTGTGAGACAGAGGCACATGTTAAGGCCTGCCGGTGCAGGAGGCAGTGCCTTCGAAGATGCTGTTGACCACTTGGGCATGAGCAGCCAGGGGCCTAGTGGTGGAGGGCGTCTCCTGAGACAAGCCAGCCTGGATGACCTGCAACAACTCAGGGATAAcacgggctccaggagggacccTCTGGTCCAGCTGCCCCGCCCAGCTGCCCTCATCAGCTGCAAGTCCCTCTCTGAGCCCTTGCTGAATTCCCCAGACCCActgttctcttcctcttcccaccCTGATTCCCCATCCTCCTCATCTCCGTCATCCACCCAGGAGGCCTCTCCCGCTGGTGATGTGGCTGCAGGATCCCCCTTGATGCCAGAGGTGGGATCCCCACAAGACCCTGGGAAGTCCctgccaccctcacccccactggGCCTGCCTCCGCCCCAGGAGTTTGGCCGGGGGAACCCATTCATGCTCTTCCTCTGCCTCGCCATCCTGCTGGAGCACCGTGACCACATTATGCGCAACGGGCTGGATTACAACGAGCTGGCCATGCATTTTGACCGCCTTGTGCGAAAACACCATCTGGGGCGTGTCCTACGCCGGGCCAAGGCTCTCTTTGCTGATTACCTGCAGTCAGAGGTGTGggactcagaggagggagccgAGGCCACAGCCCCATCTTGA